In Gambusia affinis linkage group LG08, SWU_Gaff_1.0, whole genome shotgun sequence, a single window of DNA contains:
- the lyve1b gene encoding lymphatic vessel endothelial hyaluronic receptor 1b isoform X1 produces MAGRFCFTSAFLLLFMLQLSASSLSKVVVQTDEPIGIFLLIDGGRYTLNFTEAQAACSFLKVTIATIAQMKEAVRHGLETCKYGWVAEKTAVVPRITSDKNCGKGNTGLVLWNTPPYSKFAVYCFNASALTDQNQTLDPSTATPQSPGSSTLPEALGPASSSAAPTSRSSTQSPPAVGNTSIPQPTEQAPSATASVTKATDLSSSSSPVKHLSSHIPASPHRLITSTPAGVTFSFPTSTQSPSLSVSSEPGLEPSVGSTRPLLDGKHSLFCSLFHWLYCHRLANRILHEKRPPKDELLISASSVSASFSSFSAQRRLGGVTNRMTSAGMPGAIRTTWRRRCGGTPTVSWTYSVKTEQQWNMMKSCTPVTSHCV; encoded by the exons atgGCGGGTCGGTTCTGCTTCACCTCCGCCTTTCTGCTGCTCTTTATGTTGCAGCTTTCTGCCTCCAGTCTAAGTAAAG tcGTGGTCCAGACGGACGAACCCATAGGAATCTTCCTGCTGATTGACGGAGGAAGATACACTTTGAACTTCACCGAAGCACAAGCGGCGTGTTCGTTTCTGAAGGTCACCATAGCAACTATAGCGCAGATGAAGGAAGCAGTACGGCACGGACTGGAGACATGCAA GTATGGCTGGGTGGCTGAGAAGACGGCGGTCGTCCCACGGATAACATCTGACAAGAACTGTGGAAAAGGAAACACGGGGCTGGTCCTGTGGAACACGCCGCCTTACAGCAAATTTGCAGTGTACTGCTTCAACGCTTCAG cGCTtacggatcagaaccaaactCTGGACCCGTCCACAGCCACCCCACAGTCTCCCGGCTCCTCCACCTTACCGGAAGCTCTGGGCCCAGCCTCGTCATCTGCTGCTCCTACCTCCAGATCATCCACCCAGAGTCCGCCTGCAGTGGGAAACACATCTATACCTCAGCCCACCGAGCAGGCGCCTTCAGCTACAGCCTCTGTTACCAAGGCAACAGACttgtcttcatcttcctccCCTGTCAAACACCTGTCCTCACATATTCCCGCTTCTCCTCATCGTCTCATCACCTCCACGCCCGCTGGTGTCACTTTTAGCTTTCCAACCTCCACTCAGTCCCCAAGTTTGTCCGTTTCCTCTGAGCCGGGGCTGGAACCTTCCGTTGGCTCAAcacgccccctgctggacggTAAACATTCCTTATTTTGCTCTCTGTTTCACTGGCTTTACTGTCACAGGCTGGCAAATcgtattttacatgaaaaaagaCCACCAAAAGATGAG ctgcTCATATCAGCCTCATCAGTCTCAGCATCGTTTTCCTCCTTCTCAGCGCAGCGACGGCTTGGTGGTGTTACAAATC GAATGACCTCCGCTGGTATGCCCGGCGCCATAAGGACGACGTGGAGACGGAGATGTGGAGGAACTCCCACGGTGAGCTGGACCTACTCAGTGAAGACGGAGCAGCAGTGGAACATGATGAAGAGCTGTACTCCAgtgacgtcacactgtgtgtga
- the lyve1b gene encoding lymphatic vessel endothelial hyaluronic receptor 1b isoform X2 codes for MAGRFCFTSAFLLLFMLQLSASSLSKVVVQTDEPIGIFLLIDGGRYTLNFTEAQAACSFLKVTIATIAQMKEAVRHGLETCKYGWVAEKTAVVPRITSDKNCGKGNTGLVLWNTPPYSKFAVYCFNASALTDQNQTLDPSTATPQSPGSSTLPEALGPASSSAAPTSRSSTQSPPAVGNTSIPQPTEQAPSATASVTKATDLSSSSSPVKHLSSHIPASPHRLITSTPAGVTFSFPTSTQSPSLSVSSEPGLEPSVGSTRPLLDAAHISLISLSIVFLLLSAATAWWCYKSNDLRWYARRHKDDVETEMWRNSHGELDLLSEDGAAVEHDEELYSSDVTLCVNTGMETNSAE; via the exons atgGCGGGTCGGTTCTGCTTCACCTCCGCCTTTCTGCTGCTCTTTATGTTGCAGCTTTCTGCCTCCAGTCTAAGTAAAG tcGTGGTCCAGACGGACGAACCCATAGGAATCTTCCTGCTGATTGACGGAGGAAGATACACTTTGAACTTCACCGAAGCACAAGCGGCGTGTTCGTTTCTGAAGGTCACCATAGCAACTATAGCGCAGATGAAGGAAGCAGTACGGCACGGACTGGAGACATGCAA GTATGGCTGGGTGGCTGAGAAGACGGCGGTCGTCCCACGGATAACATCTGACAAGAACTGTGGAAAAGGAAACACGGGGCTGGTCCTGTGGAACACGCCGCCTTACAGCAAATTTGCAGTGTACTGCTTCAACGCTTCAG cGCTtacggatcagaaccaaactCTGGACCCGTCCACAGCCACCCCACAGTCTCCCGGCTCCTCCACCTTACCGGAAGCTCTGGGCCCAGCCTCGTCATCTGCTGCTCCTACCTCCAGATCATCCACCCAGAGTCCGCCTGCAGTGGGAAACACATCTATACCTCAGCCCACCGAGCAGGCGCCTTCAGCTACAGCCTCTGTTACCAAGGCAACAGACttgtcttcatcttcctccCCTGTCAAACACCTGTCCTCACATATTCCCGCTTCTCCTCATCGTCTCATCACCTCCACGCCCGCTGGTGTCACTTTTAGCTTTCCAACCTCCACTCAGTCCCCAAGTTTGTCCGTTTCCTCTGAGCCGGGGCTGGAACCTTCCGTTGGCTCAAcacgccccctgctggacg ctgcTCATATCAGCCTCATCAGTCTCAGCATCGTTTTCCTCCTTCTCAGCGCAGCGACGGCTTGGTGGTGTTACAAATC GAATGACCTCCGCTGGTATGCCCGGCGCCATAAGGACGACGTGGAGACGGAGATGTGGAGGAACTCCCACGGTGAGCTGGACCTACTCAGTGAAGACGGAGCAGCAGTGGAACATGATGAAGAGCTGTACTCCAgtgacgtcacactgtgtgtgaaTACCGGGATGGAAACAAACTCTGCAGAGTAG
- the lg08h12orf29 gene encoding uncharacterized protein C12orf29 homolog isoform X1, translating into MRRLGSVQQKIPCVFLTDVKEEASRKREHQQFQIVATENVNPVALEANVDCAFATEKLDGTCCYVALYQGQPYLWARLDRKPNKQAEKRFKKHQHTHKSCKDFSWNVEEDFKTVPESWIPAHRVKHSNGHPIPDEHGHIPGWVPVQKGNKQYCWHSSVVDYELGVALVLKPGCDDDDDLLEITALPLADLQEQTLELIGTNVNGNPYGLGSKKQPIHCLVPHGSIPVRNPPPVNFQLLRSWFQENCEGRVEGIVWHCNDGTLIKIHRHHLGLRWPDGETRLASRPAVVRLGGASVACSSGEGLLSWFSPLNGQRFSQLQDVQL; encoded by the exons ATGCGGCGCCTGGGCTCCGTTCAGCAGAAAATCCCGTGTGTTTTTCTCACCGACGTGAAGGAAGAAGCGTCCAGAAAACGCGAGCATCAG CAGTTTCAGATTGTTGCGACTGAAAACGTGAACCCTGTGGCTCTGGAGGCTAACGTAGACTGCGCCTTCGCCACCGAAAAACTGGACGGCACCTGCTGCTACGTCGCTCTTTATCAAG GTCAGCCTTACCTCTGGGCCAGGTTGGACAGAAAGCCCAACAAGCAGGCAGAGAAGAGGTTCAAGAAGCACCAACACACTCACAAAAGCTGTAAAG ATTTCTCCTGGAATGTGGAGGAAGATTTTAAAACGGTGCCCGAGTCGTGGATTCCTGCTCACAGAGTCAAACATAGCAACGGACATCCCATTCCTGACGAGCACGGACACATTCCAG GCTGGGTCCCGGTGCAGAAGGGCAACAAGCAGTACTGCTGGCACTCCTCCGTGGTGGATTACGAGCTCGGGGTGGCTCTGGTTCTGAAGCCCGGCtgcgacgacgacgacgaccTGCTGGAGATCACAGCGCTCCCACTGGCAGACCTCCAGGAGCAAACGCTGGAGCTCATCGGAACCAACGTCAACGGAAACCCATACG GACTGGGCAGTAAGAAGCAGCCCATCCACTGCCTGGTTCCGCATGGCAGCATTCCGGTCAGGAACCCGCCGCCCGTCAACTTCCAGCTGCTCCGCTCCTGGTTCCAGGAGAACTGTGAAGGTCGAGTGGAGGGCATCGTGTGGCACTGCAACGACGGCACGCTGATCAAG ATCCACCGGCATCACCTGGGCCTGAGGTGGCCGGACGGTGAAACTCGCCTCGCCAGCAGACCCGCGGTGGTCCGCCTCGGGGGAGCGTCCGTAGCCTGCAGCAGCGGCGAGGGCTTGTTGTCGTGGTTTTCCCCGCTGAACGGACAGCGCTTCAGTCAGCTTCAAGACGTGCAGCTCTAG
- the lg08h12orf29 gene encoding uncharacterized protein C12orf29 homolog isoform X2 produces MRRLGSVQQKIPCVFLTDVKEEASRKREHQFQIVATENVNPVALEANVDCAFATEKLDGTCCYVALYQGQPYLWARLDRKPNKQAEKRFKKHQHTHKSCKDFSWNVEEDFKTVPESWIPAHRVKHSNGHPIPDEHGHIPGWVPVQKGNKQYCWHSSVVDYELGVALVLKPGCDDDDDLLEITALPLADLQEQTLELIGTNVNGNPYGLGSKKQPIHCLVPHGSIPVRNPPPVNFQLLRSWFQENCEGRVEGIVWHCNDGTLIKIHRHHLGLRWPDGETRLASRPAVVRLGGASVACSSGEGLLSWFSPLNGQRFSQLQDVQL; encoded by the exons ATGCGGCGCCTGGGCTCCGTTCAGCAGAAAATCCCGTGTGTTTTTCTCACCGACGTGAAGGAAGAAGCGTCCAGAAAACGCGAGCATCAG TTTCAGATTGTTGCGACTGAAAACGTGAACCCTGTGGCTCTGGAGGCTAACGTAGACTGCGCCTTCGCCACCGAAAAACTGGACGGCACCTGCTGCTACGTCGCTCTTTATCAAG GTCAGCCTTACCTCTGGGCCAGGTTGGACAGAAAGCCCAACAAGCAGGCAGAGAAGAGGTTCAAGAAGCACCAACACACTCACAAAAGCTGTAAAG ATTTCTCCTGGAATGTGGAGGAAGATTTTAAAACGGTGCCCGAGTCGTGGATTCCTGCTCACAGAGTCAAACATAGCAACGGACATCCCATTCCTGACGAGCACGGACACATTCCAG GCTGGGTCCCGGTGCAGAAGGGCAACAAGCAGTACTGCTGGCACTCCTCCGTGGTGGATTACGAGCTCGGGGTGGCTCTGGTTCTGAAGCCCGGCtgcgacgacgacgacgaccTGCTGGAGATCACAGCGCTCCCACTGGCAGACCTCCAGGAGCAAACGCTGGAGCTCATCGGAACCAACGTCAACGGAAACCCATACG GACTGGGCAGTAAGAAGCAGCCCATCCACTGCCTGGTTCCGCATGGCAGCATTCCGGTCAGGAACCCGCCGCCCGTCAACTTCCAGCTGCTCCGCTCCTGGTTCCAGGAGAACTGTGAAGGTCGAGTGGAGGGCATCGTGTGGCACTGCAACGACGGCACGCTGATCAAG ATCCACCGGCATCACCTGGGCCTGAGGTGGCCGGACGGTGAAACTCGCCTCGCCAGCAGACCCGCGGTGGTCCGCCTCGGGGGAGCGTCCGTAGCCTGCAGCAGCGGCGAGGGCTTGTTGTCGTGGTTTTCCCCGCTGAACGGACAGCGCTTCAGTCAGCTTCAAGACGTGCAGCTCTAG